The Vibrio agarivorans genome window below encodes:
- a CDS encoding flagellar motor protein MotB encodes MEDDQNCKCPPPGLPQWMGTFADLMSLLMCFFVLLLSFSEMDVLKFKQIAGSMKFAFGVQNRLEVKDIPKGTSIIAQEFRPGRPEPTPIDVIMQQTMDITQQTLEFHEGESDRAGGAQRDAGQLDGGQSPETSTQNNQNVESEMNQQQSEAMAQEMETLEEAIKKALDREIDSGAIEVENLGQQIVIRIREKGAFPEGSAFLQPKFRPLVRQIADLVKDVPGMISVSGHTDNQRLDSELYRSNWDLSSQRAVSVAQEMEKVRGFPYQRMRVQGLADTKPLVPNENEAMRSRNRRVEISIMQGEPLYSDEVNVSE; translated from the coding sequence ATGGAAGATGATCAAAATTGTAAGTGTCCACCTCCGGGGCTTCCCCAATGGATGGGCACGTTTGCCGACTTGATGTCGTTATTGATGTGTTTCTTCGTTCTTTTGTTGTCGTTTTCTGAGATGGATGTCCTCAAGTTCAAGCAAATTGCAGGTTCGATGAAGTTCGCTTTTGGTGTACAAAACCGATTGGAAGTCAAAGACATTCCAAAAGGCACCAGCATCATCGCACAAGAATTTCGCCCTGGCAGACCAGAGCCGACCCCCATTGATGTCATAATGCAGCAAACCATGGACATCACTCAGCAAACGCTGGAGTTCCACGAAGGAGAGTCTGACAGAGCGGGTGGCGCGCAACGCGACGCTGGCCAGTTAGACGGCGGTCAATCTCCGGAAACGTCAACGCAGAATAACCAGAACGTTGAATCGGAGATGAACCAGCAGCAATCTGAGGCCATGGCGCAAGAGATGGAGACGCTTGAAGAAGCGATCAAAAAAGCGCTGGATAGAGAAATTGATAGCGGCGCGATAGAGGTAGAAAACCTTGGGCAGCAGATTGTGATTCGTATCCGAGAGAAAGGCGCATTCCCCGAAGGTTCTGCTTTCTTGCAGCCTAAGTTCCGTCCTTTGGTGCGACAGATTGCCGACTTGGTGAAAGACGTTCCGGGGATGATAAGCGTCTCGGGCCACACAGACAATCAGCGTTTAGATTCGGAGCTGTATCGTTCCAATTGGGACCTCTCATCACAGCGCGCTGTATCCGTAGCGCAAGAGATGGAAAAAGTACGTGGTTTCCCATATCAACGCATGCGGGTACAAGGTTTAGCCGATACTAAGCCGCTCGTGCCGAATGAGAACGAAGCGATGCGTTCACGAAATCGCCGTGTAGAGATCAGTATCATGCAAGGCGAACCGCTCTACAGTGATGAAGTCAACGTGAGCGAATAA
- a CDS encoding GNAT family N-acetyltransferase, with translation MTLVTRRTLLLPYSNEFRNEFIMLNCCPKNRAQMNGPHTVASAKQLFDSMMSDESNYSVAVVQSSTNEYIGHLFISDLDTTPELGFIFDKSVWGQGLATESLLAFFPKVVKHLELTQVKASVNIDNLASLKLLAKLGFKIQGQTRDEFSPYYELMFSVNADTTYDAVEERSSLA, from the coding sequence GTGACATTAGTGACGCGAAGAACACTGTTACTGCCTTACAGTAATGAATTCAGAAATGAATTCATTATGTTGAACTGTTGCCCTAAGAATCGCGCGCAAATGAACGGTCCACATACTGTTGCCAGTGCGAAGCAGCTATTTGATTCGATGATGAGCGATGAGTCTAACTACTCAGTAGCCGTCGTCCAAAGCAGCACCAATGAGTATATTGGCCACCTGTTTATTTCTGATCTAGATACGACCCCCGAGCTTGGCTTTATTTTTGACAAATCAGTATGGGGACAGGGTTTAGCGACGGAGTCATTGCTGGCATTCTTCCCTAAAGTAGTGAAGCACCTTGAGCTGACTCAAGTTAAGGCGTCGGTCAACATTGATAACCTCGCTTCTTTAAAGCTACTTGCTAAGCTGGGGTTTAAAATACAAGGCCAAACCCGTGATGAGTTTAGCCCCTATTATGAGTTGATGTTTAGCGTGAACGCAGACACTACATACGATGCGGTGGAAGAGAGAAGTTCATTGGCCTAA
- the xseB gene encoding exodeoxyribonuclease VII small subunit translates to MASKKPENMSFEASIEELDGLVEQLENGDLALEDALKKFERGIALARASQTKLEQAEQRVSILLEQGQDAELSEFHTEQD, encoded by the coding sequence ATGGCCAGCAAGAAACCCGAAAACATGAGCTTTGAAGCCAGCATTGAAGAGCTTGATGGCTTGGTTGAACAGCTTGAAAACGGTGATTTAGCCCTAGAAGACGCTCTGAAAAAATTCGAGCGTGGTATCGCATTAGCTCGTGCAAGCCAAACCAAGCTTGAGCAAGCTGAACAGCGTGTGAGCATCCTGCTAGAGCAAGGACAAGACGCCGAACTTAGCGAATTTCATACAGAACAAGACTAA
- a CDS encoding YqcC family protein: MSRSHVLLPLLNQLEQALKALNIWQDTPPVQEKLMSSEPFAIDTLTPSEWLQWIFMPKMQWLIEQKQPLPSGFSITPYFEEAWKEQPEMHDLVALLKQIDEACA; this comes from the coding sequence ATGTCACGTAGTCATGTACTTCTTCCGCTACTGAATCAGCTTGAGCAAGCTTTAAAAGCCCTTAATATTTGGCAAGACACGCCGCCAGTGCAAGAGAAACTCATGAGCAGTGAGCCTTTTGCGATCGATACCTTGACGCCAAGTGAGTGGCTTCAATGGATCTTTATGCCCAAAATGCAGTGGCTGATTGAGCAAAAGCAACCGTTACCGAGCGGATTTTCCATTACCCCATATTTTGAAGAAGCTTGGAAAGAGCAACCAGAGATGCATGATCTCGTGGCGTTACTAAAACAAATTGATGAGGCCTGCGCATAA
- a CDS encoding DUF3549 family protein encodes METLHTLTELLQNSGCEYQIYDLGRRIQPIENTLFEKVEKGLQAYPYPVQRQAQLAIAYWNESQQPWIWFLKFNLDERGLLKQADVGQFIKFVLEAMGSRLSSEMTDEQQQKLANNPYTFKPNEDKMAVFHSHIRAKLNLETSQYYEHAQHYFTGDLGWNNWQTVGLQGITDIAARLSSQQNHVAVRKALASLPNEPLYALLGALEHTPLPEKLAQRLCDQAKAQIESNEPDLFLLSALVRALSGAQTQSVADIYQAILNSSRLSHQEVLIGIAGRSWHWLTDPKTAELFLLRLAETGNQALFNQLFADLVMLPELRVVMLPLLHSNPSPQLAQALIKLQDHAKAGQ; translated from the coding sequence ATGGAAACGCTGCATACCCTGACTGAACTTCTTCAAAATAGCGGTTGTGAATACCAAATTTACGATCTTGGTCGCCGAATTCAACCCATTGAAAATACACTTTTTGAAAAAGTCGAAAAGGGGTTACAAGCCTACCCTTACCCAGTGCAGCGTCAGGCCCAGCTTGCCATCGCTTACTGGAATGAATCTCAGCAACCTTGGATTTGGTTCCTCAAGTTTAATCTGGATGAAAGAGGCCTGCTAAAACAAGCCGATGTCGGTCAATTCATAAAGTTTGTCTTAGAAGCGATGGGCTCTCGACTTAGCAGTGAGATGACAGATGAGCAGCAGCAAAAGCTTGCTAATAACCCTTATACCTTTAAGCCAAATGAAGACAAAATGGCGGTATTCCATAGTCACATCCGCGCAAAGCTCAACTTAGAAACAAGCCAATACTACGAGCATGCACAGCACTATTTTACTGGCGATTTGGGTTGGAACAATTGGCAAACTGTGGGCTTGCAAGGTATTACCGACATCGCGGCACGCCTATCATCGCAGCAGAATCATGTCGCGGTTCGCAAAGCCCTAGCAAGCCTGCCGAATGAACCGCTGTACGCATTATTAGGTGCGCTTGAGCATACTCCGCTTCCTGAGAAGTTGGCACAGCGTTTATGTGACCAAGCCAAAGCACAAATCGAAAGCAATGAGCCAGACCTTTTCCTTCTATCTGCCCTTGTAAGAGCGCTTTCTGGTGCGCAAACTCAGAGTGTTGCTGATATTTACCAAGCCATCCTGAACTCCTCTCGATTGAGCCATCAAGAAGTACTCATCGGTATCGCTGGGCGCAGTTGGCATTGGCTTACTGACCCAAAAACCGCAGAGCTGTTTTTACTCCGCCTTGCAGAGACCGGAAACCAAGCGCTGTTTAATCAGTTGTTTGCTGACTTAGTTATGTTGCCAGAGCTGCGTGTCGTGATGCTTCCACTCCTGCACAGCAACCCTTCACCTCAACTTGCTCAAGCGCTAATTAAGCTACAAGACCACGCAAAGGCAGGCCAATGA
- a CDS encoding DUF3301 domain-containing protein has translation MIGDLLAILGLSFACFLFWQQRRQAELAKAAISRKCDQLDLQLVSIALGAHRIKTPAGRWRWHTVYQFEFSALGDDCYVGELVMIGFRPMNFSLPPHRM, from the coding sequence ATGATAGGCGACTTGTTAGCGATTCTAGGACTGAGCTTCGCTTGCTTCCTTTTTTGGCAACAGCGTCGTCAAGCGGAGCTCGCTAAAGCGGCAATCTCAAGAAAGTGTGATCAACTTGATCTTCAATTGGTGAGCATTGCATTAGGGGCGCATAGAATAAAAACGCCAGCAGGTCGCTGGCGTTGGCATACAGTTTATCAATTTGAGTTCTCCGCTCTTGGCGATGATTGTTATGTGGGAGAGTTAGTCATGATAGGGTTTAGGCCAATGAACTTCTCTCTTCCACCGCATCGTATGTAG
- the pomA gene encoding flagellar motor protein PomA: MDLATLIGLIGGFAFVIMAMVLGGSITMFVDVTSILIVVGGSTFVVLMKFTMGQFFGAAKIAAKAFMFKTDEPEDLIAKIVEMADAARKGGFLALEEMEITNSFMQKGIDLLVDGHDADVVRTALQKDIGLTDNRHDSGGAVFRAFGDVAPAMGMIGTLVGLVAMLSNMDDPKSIGPAMAVALLTTLYGAILSNMVFFPIADKLALRREQETLNRRLIMDGVLAIQDGQNPRVIDSYLKNYLNEGKRSLGVDAE; this comes from the coding sequence GTGGATTTAGCAACCCTGATAGGGCTAATTGGTGGTTTCGCCTTCGTTATTATGGCGATGGTATTAGGCGGCAGCATTACTATGTTTGTCGACGTCACCTCGATCTTAATCGTTGTGGGTGGTTCTACCTTCGTGGTGTTGATGAAATTCACTATGGGGCAGTTTTTCGGTGCGGCAAAAATTGCTGCGAAAGCATTTATGTTTAAAACCGATGAGCCTGAAGACTTGATTGCTAAAATTGTCGAGATGGCTGATGCCGCTCGTAAAGGCGGTTTCTTAGCGCTTGAGGAGATGGAGATCACCAACAGCTTTATGCAAAAGGGCATTGATCTTCTCGTTGATGGACATGATGCGGATGTGGTGCGTACGGCGTTGCAAAAAGATATCGGCCTGACGGATAACCGTCATGATAGTGGTGGCGCGGTTTTTCGAGCGTTTGGTGATGTTGCCCCAGCGATGGGGATGATTGGTACCTTGGTCGGCTTGGTGGCGATGCTTTCTAACATGGATGATCCAAAGTCTATCGGTCCTGCGATGGCTGTTGCACTTCTTACCACCCTGTACGGCGCGATTTTGTCTAACATGGTGTTTTTCCCGATTGCGGACAAATTGGCTCTGCGCCGTGAGCAAGAGACCCTCAATCGTCGTTTGATTATGGACGGTGTGTTGGCTATTCAAGATGGTCAGAACCCACGAGTGATAGACAGTTACTTGAAGAACTACCTCAACGAAGGTAAACGCTCACTTGGCGTAGACGCTGAGTAA
- the truC gene encoding tRNA pseudouridine(65) synthase TruC gives MRIMLEIIYQDEYLVAVNKPAGMLVHRSWLDKHETQFVMQTLRDQIGQHVFPLHRLDRPTSGVLVFALSSEVASQVMPMFANHEMVKTYHAIVRGWIEEGDTLDYALKVELDKIADKFADQEKEAQEAITQYEPLAKVEVPYSTGRFPTSRYCLVEMKPKTGRKHQLRRHMAHLRHPIVGDTSHGDGKHNRLFREHYDSHRLLLHASRLELTHPITGDELILEASFDETWLGLFEQFDWQKPE, from the coding sequence CTGCGCATAATGCTTGAGATTATTTATCAAGATGAGTATCTGGTTGCCGTCAACAAGCCAGCAGGCATGCTTGTGCATCGTTCATGGCTGGATAAACACGAAACTCAGTTCGTGATGCAAACACTACGTGACCAAATAGGTCAGCATGTCTTCCCATTACATCGCTTAGACCGCCCGACATCAGGGGTGTTGGTTTTTGCTTTATCGAGTGAAGTGGCATCCCAAGTGATGCCAATGTTTGCCAATCATGAGATGGTCAAAACCTACCATGCTATCGTGCGTGGTTGGATTGAAGAGGGTGACACGCTGGACTACGCCCTAAAAGTTGAACTCGACAAAATTGCCGACAAATTTGCTGACCAAGAGAAAGAAGCACAAGAGGCGATCACGCAGTATGAGCCACTGGCTAAGGTCGAAGTACCTTATTCAACCGGACGTTTTCCTACTAGCCGTTATTGCTTGGTTGAGATGAAACCCAAAACCGGCCGCAAACATCAATTGAGACGCCATATGGCTCACCTTCGCCACCCTATTGTCGGCGACACGTCTCATGGTGACGGTAAACACAATAGACTGTTTCGCGAGCACTATGATTCTCACAGGTTGTTGCTACATGCTTCTCGATTGGAGCTAACCCACCCGATTACTGGTGATGAATTGATCTTGGAAGCGAGCTTTGATGAAACATGGCTAGGGTTGTTTGAGCAATTTGACTGGCAAAAGCCAGAGTAA
- a CDS encoding YaiI/YqxD family protein, translating into MTIWVDADACPKVIRETLVRAAERTGVECVFVANHAIPLPKRNNIRSLQVSAGFDIADNEIVQRCQNGDLIITSDIPLADEVIAKGALALSSRGELYTKETIKARLNIRDFMDTMRSSGIQTGGPAALSQTERREFANQLDRWLAKQKR; encoded by the coding sequence ATGACGATTTGGGTTGATGCCGATGCCTGTCCGAAGGTTATCAGAGAAACACTGGTTCGCGCTGCAGAACGCACTGGTGTTGAGTGTGTGTTTGTTGCAAACCACGCCATTCCATTGCCAAAGCGCAACAATATTCGTTCATTGCAAGTCTCAGCGGGCTTTGACATTGCCGACAACGAGATAGTACAACGCTGCCAAAATGGCGATTTGATCATTACTTCTGATATTCCACTTGCGGATGAAGTGATCGCAAAAGGTGCGCTGGCACTGAGTTCCCGTGGCGAGCTTTACACCAAAGAGACCATCAAAGCACGCCTCAATATCCGTGATTTTATGGATACGATGCGCTCAAGTGGTATTCAAACGGGTGGCCCTGCTGCGCTCAGTCAAACCGAACGTCGTGAGTTTGCCAATCAACTCGACCGCTGGCTGGCCAAACAAAAGCGTTAA
- the dxs gene encoding 1-deoxy-D-xylulose-5-phosphate synthase: MTLDISKYPTLALANTPEELRSLPKEMLPKLCEELRTYLLNSVSQSSGHLASGLGTVELTVAIHYVYHTPFDQLVWDVGHQAYPHKILTGRRDQMPTIRQKDGLHPFPWREESEYDTLSVGHSSTSISAGLGMAISAAKEGKNRKVVSVIGDGAITAGMAFEAMNHAGDVHPDMLVVLNDNEMSISENVGALNNHLAQLLSGNFYTSIREGGKKVLSGVPPIKELVRRTEEHLKGMVVPGTLFEELGFNYIGPIDGHDVLDLVKTLKNMRDLKGPQFLHIMTKKGKGYEPAERDPIGYHGVPKFDPAKSKLPKSSGGKPTFSNIFGDFLCDMAAQDPKLMAITPAMREGSGMVRFSKEFPEQYFDVAIAEQHAVTLATGLAIGGNKPIVAIYSTFLQRGYDQLIHDVAIMNLPVMFAIDRAGLVGADGQTHQGAFDLSFMRCIPNMVIMAPSDENECRQMLYTGHQHQGPSAVRYPRGSGCGAEIESQFTALEIGKGRMIRRGEKVAILSFGTFLPDALEAADALNATVADMRFVKPLDEALITELAQSHDVLVTLEENAIAGGAGSSVIEFLMQEKLMKPVLTLGLPDKFVAQGSQQELYQELGLDAEGIRQSIERYLAK; this comes from the coding sequence ATGACACTAGATATTTCAAAATATCCAACGCTAGCTTTAGCAAATACGCCAGAAGAGCTTCGCAGTCTGCCAAAAGAGATGCTACCAAAGCTGTGTGAAGAACTACGCACCTATCTACTGAACTCTGTCAGCCAGTCCAGTGGTCACCTTGCGTCTGGCCTCGGTACCGTCGAGCTTACCGTTGCGATTCATTACGTCTATCACACACCGTTTGACCAACTCGTCTGGGACGTAGGTCATCAAGCTTATCCACATAAGATCCTAACAGGTCGTCGTGACCAGATGCCGACCATTCGTCAAAAAGATGGACTTCACCCCTTCCCTTGGCGTGAAGAGAGCGAATATGACACGCTTTCGGTAGGGCACTCTTCAACATCGATCAGTGCCGGTCTTGGCATGGCAATCTCCGCCGCCAAAGAAGGCAAAAATCGCAAAGTAGTCAGTGTGATTGGTGACGGTGCAATTACCGCAGGTATGGCATTTGAAGCGATGAACCACGCGGGTGATGTGCACCCAGATATGCTGGTTGTTCTCAACGACAACGAAATGTCTATCTCAGAGAATGTTGGCGCACTCAATAATCATCTGGCACAGCTGTTATCTGGCAATTTTTATACTTCTATCCGCGAGGGTGGTAAGAAAGTGCTGTCTGGTGTCCCACCCATCAAAGAGCTGGTACGCCGCACCGAGGAACACCTCAAAGGCATGGTAGTTCCGGGCACGCTATTTGAAGAGCTCGGCTTTAACTACATTGGCCCCATTGATGGCCATGATGTGCTTGATTTGGTTAAGACTCTGAAGAATATGCGAGACCTCAAAGGACCGCAGTTCTTGCATATCATGACTAAAAAAGGCAAAGGCTATGAGCCTGCCGAGCGCGACCCAATTGGCTATCACGGCGTTCCTAAGTTCGACCCCGCGAAAAGTAAGCTACCAAAAAGTTCAGGCGGTAAGCCGACCTTCTCCAACATTTTTGGAGACTTCTTATGTGACATGGCGGCGCAAGATCCTAAGTTGATGGCGATCACCCCAGCCATGCGAGAAGGCTCTGGTATGGTGCGCTTCTCTAAAGAGTTCCCAGAGCAATATTTTGATGTCGCGATCGCAGAGCAGCATGCCGTAACACTGGCAACGGGTCTAGCGATTGGTGGCAACAAACCTATCGTCGCCATCTACTCGACCTTCTTGCAGCGCGGCTATGACCAGCTTATCCACGACGTGGCCATCATGAACTTACCTGTTATGTTCGCAATTGACCGCGCGGGATTAGTGGGTGCCGATGGCCAAACTCACCAAGGAGCGTTTGATCTAAGCTTTATGCGCTGTATTCCAAACATGGTGATCATGGCGCCAAGCGATGAGAATGAGTGTCGCCAGATGCTCTACACCGGCCATCAACACCAAGGTCCAAGTGCAGTCCGTTACCCTCGCGGTAGTGGCTGTGGTGCTGAGATTGAATCACAATTTACTGCTCTAGAGATCGGCAAAGGGCGAATGATTCGCCGCGGTGAAAAAGTCGCCATCCTGAGCTTTGGTACTTTCCTACCTGACGCTCTGGAAGCCGCAGATGCCCTTAATGCAACGGTTGCCGATATGCGCTTTGTCAAACCGCTTGATGAGGCGCTGATCACTGAGTTAGCACAATCTCACGATGTATTGGTCACCTTAGAAGAAAACGCCATAGCAGGCGGCGCTGGCTCTAGTGTTATCGAGTTCTTGATGCAAGAGAAACTGATGAAACCAGTGCTAACACTCGGCCTTCCTGATAAGTTTGTCGCTCAAGGCTCACAACAAGAGCTCTATCAGGAGCTTGGGCTTGATGCCGAAGGGATTCGCCAGTCAATTGAGCGTTATTTGGCAAAGTAA
- the thiI gene encoding tRNA uracil 4-sulfurtransferase ThiI produces MKFIVKPHPEIFVKSESVRKRFTKILECNIRNIIQRRTESVAVFNRRDHIEVTSESDQYFNEVIEILTSTPGIHHVLEVKQSEFTDMHDIFEQVLELNRPNIENKTFVVRAKRRGKHDFTSIELERYVGGGLNQAVESASVKLHKPDVTVKIEIAGDKLNQVIARHKGLGGFPLGTQEDVLSLISGGFDSGVSSYLHIKRGSKTHYCFFNLGGPAHEIGVKQVAHYLWNKFGSSAKVKFIAVDFEPVVAEILEKVDDGQMGVVLKRMFMRAGGMIAEKFGIQALVTGEALGQVSSQTLTNLRHIDVVTDTLILRPLINWDKEDIIDLSRIIGTEDFAKTMPEYCGVISRKPTVKAVKAKLEAEEEKFDYSVLEKVVMEARVMDIRDIEKESQEAAPEVEQVQDVVDNAIVLDIRSPEEEDESPLEIDGVDVKHLPFYKLGTQFGDLDQQKTYLLYCDRGVMSRLQALYLQEQGFNNVKVYRP; encoded by the coding sequence ATGAAATTTATTGTAAAGCCCCATCCAGAAATTTTTGTTAAAAGTGAGTCTGTCCGCAAGCGCTTCACTAAAATTCTAGAGTGCAACATTCGTAACATCATTCAGCGTCGCACTGAGTCGGTAGCGGTATTCAACCGCCGTGATCACATTGAAGTGACATCAGAAAGCGATCAGTACTTCAATGAAGTGATTGAGATTTTAACCAGCACACCGGGTATTCACCACGTACTAGAGGTGAAACAGTCTGAGTTTACCGATATGCATGACATCTTTGAGCAGGTGTTAGAGCTTAATCGTCCAAACATCGAAAACAAAACGTTTGTTGTGCGCGCAAAACGTCGTGGTAAGCATGACTTTACCTCTATTGAACTAGAACGTTACGTTGGTGGTGGCTTGAACCAAGCGGTTGAGTCAGCAAGCGTTAAACTGCACAAACCTGATGTTACGGTTAAGATTGAGATTGCTGGTGACAAGCTCAATCAGGTGATTGCACGCCACAAAGGCCTGGGCGGCTTCCCTCTGGGAACTCAAGAAGATGTACTTAGCCTGATTTCTGGCGGCTTCGACTCTGGTGTTTCCAGCTACCTGCATATTAAACGTGGTTCAAAAACCCATTACTGCTTCTTTAACCTAGGTGGCCCAGCGCACGAAATCGGTGTTAAGCAGGTTGCTCACTACCTATGGAACAAGTTCGGCTCATCGGCAAAAGTGAAGTTTATCGCGGTAGACTTTGAGCCGGTTGTGGCTGAAATCCTAGAGAAAGTCGACGATGGCCAAATGGGCGTTGTGCTCAAGCGTATGTTTATGCGCGCAGGTGGCATGATTGCTGAGAAATTTGGTATTCAAGCGCTAGTGACAGGTGAAGCGTTAGGTCAGGTATCAAGCCAGACATTGACTAACTTGCGCCACATTGACGTTGTGACCGATACCTTGATTCTACGCCCTCTGATTAACTGGGATAAAGAAGACATCATCGACCTTTCGCGCATCATCGGTACAGAAGACTTTGCGAAGACAATGCCAGAATATTGTGGTGTTATCTCACGCAAACCAACCGTGAAAGCCGTGAAAGCGAAGCTAGAAGCGGAAGAAGAGAAGTTCGACTACTCAGTGCTTGAGAAAGTGGTGATGGAAGCTCGAGTGATGGATATTCGTGATATCGAAAAAGAGAGCCAAGAAGCAGCCCCAGAGGTTGAACAGGTTCAAGATGTTGTAGATAACGCGATTGTTCTGGATATTCGTAGCCCAGAAGAAGAAGACGAGAGCCCACTAGAGATCGATGGTGTCGATGTGAAGCACCTACCGTTCTACAAACTAGGGACTCAGTTTGGTGACCTTGACCAGCAGAAGACCTACTTGCTTTATTGTGACCGCGGCGTGATGAGCCGTCTACAAGCGTTGTATTTGCAAGAGCAAGGCTTTAACAATGTGAAGGTTTACCGCCCTTAG
- the ispA gene encoding (2E,6E)-farnesyl diphosphate synthase, which translates to MIAALSEYQSRNNQQLDVWLSQLPHQDNALIQAMKYGLLLGGKRARPFLVYAVGTMLGQSLQDLDTPASAIECVHAYSLIHDDLPAMDDDELRRGQPTCHIKFDEATAILTGDALQTLAFTILADGSLAPNAESLRIKMVSELAKASGAQGMCVGQSLDLQAENKAVSLSQLEEIHRNKTGALISCAVRLGALAAGEKGVDVLPALDRYAKAVGLAFQVQDDILDVVGDTKTLGKPQGSDLALHKSTYPALLGLEGAQQKASLLLEEALRALDEVPYDTTLLQSFARYVIERES; encoded by the coding sequence ATGATTGCGGCTTTAAGCGAATATCAATCGCGCAATAATCAACAATTGGATGTCTGGTTATCCCAACTACCACATCAAGATAACGCGCTAATCCAAGCAATGAAATATGGCCTACTGCTTGGCGGTAAGCGAGCACGGCCATTTTTGGTCTATGCTGTAGGCACAATGCTTGGACAATCTCTGCAAGATTTGGACACGCCAGCATCGGCCATTGAGTGTGTACATGCCTACTCTCTCATTCACGATGATTTACCTGCGATGGATGACGATGAGTTGCGCCGCGGCCAGCCAACTTGTCACATTAAGTTTGACGAAGCCACCGCTATCTTGACCGGTGATGCACTGCAAACTCTCGCGTTTACGATTTTGGCGGATGGATCTCTTGCACCCAATGCTGAATCTCTGCGTATCAAAATGGTATCAGAGTTAGCCAAAGCCTCTGGCGCGCAAGGGATGTGCGTAGGGCAAAGCCTTGACCTTCAGGCCGAGAACAAAGCGGTTTCTTTGTCTCAGCTAGAGGAGATTCATCGCAACAAAACCGGCGCACTTATCTCATGCGCTGTGCGTTTGGGCGCACTGGCAGCAGGTGAAAAAGGCGTTGACGTGTTACCGGCCCTTGATCGCTACGCGAAAGCGGTCGGGTTAGCCTTCCAAGTCCAAGATGACATTTTGGATGTGGTAGGAGACACAAAAACGCTAGGCAAGCCTCAAGGTTCTGATCTAGCGCTGCACAAAAGCACTTACCCTGCTCTACTTGGGCTTGAAGGTGCGCAGCAAAAAGCGAGCTTACTGCTCGAAGAAGCACTCCGCGCTTTAGACGAAGTGCCTTACGATACGACATTATTACAATCTTTTGCTCGATACGTGATCGAGCGAGAGAGCTAA